The proteins below come from a single Tenuifilum thalassicum genomic window:
- the mreC gene encoding rod shape-determining protein MreC, producing MNSLLDLLKRLYNHLIFLVLLALSLSLYFKTSYYQKAKISVATRIITGTWYKQVSKVTDLFNLRRENAELLNENLELRNQIEGYKFMLRELVDTIVTQDDSLNFIEYISSNVINNSINSQHNFLILDVGENKGVKSGMGVVSNNGVVGVVASVSSHYSSVISLLNTDLQISAMHKKSGAFGSLSWDGANYRKVILNEIPLHINISKGDTIVSSGYSAIFPKDIPIGKVVDFHSKDGSFLAITVELFADFKTISKVYVIRSRVKEEIDSLQQNVD from the coding sequence ATGAATAGCCTTCTAGATCTTCTTAAGCGCCTTTACAATCATCTGATCTTTCTAGTGCTTTTAGCGCTATCACTATCGCTTTACTTTAAAACCTCTTATTATCAAAAAGCAAAAATTAGCGTTGCCACTCGGATTATTACTGGGACATGGTATAAGCAAGTATCAAAAGTCACAGATCTTTTTAACCTGAGAAGAGAAAATGCAGAGCTTTTGAATGAGAATTTGGAACTTAGAAACCAGATTGAAGGTTATAAGTTTATGCTAAGGGAGTTGGTTGACACTATAGTAACTCAAGATGACTCGCTTAACTTCATTGAATATATTTCTTCAAACGTTATTAATAACTCTATAAACTCTCAACACAATTTCTTGATATTAGATGTTGGTGAAAATAAGGGTGTTAAGTCGGGAATGGGAGTTGTTTCAAATAATGGGGTTGTAGGAGTGGTTGCTTCTGTATCGAGCCATTATTCATCGGTTATCTCATTGCTTAATACCGACTTGCAGATTTCTGCCATGCATAAGAAATCTGGTGCTTTTGGTTCATTGTCGTGGGATGGAGCTAACTATCGAAAGGTAATATTGAATGAAATTCCTTTACACATAAACATAAGCAAAGGCGATACGATAGTTTCTAGCGGATATTCAGCCATCTTCCCTAAGGATATCCCAATTGGAAAGGTTGTTGACTTTCATTCTAAGGATGGCAGTTTTTTAGCAATTACTGTTGAACTATTTGCCGATTTTAAAACAATTAGCAAGGTTTATGTTATTAGGTCTCGGGTAAAGGAGGAAATAGATTCGTTACAACAAAATGTTGATTAA
- the mreD gene encoding rod shape-determining protein MreD, producing the protein MYNNVIKHTGFAFFLLLFQLLVLNNINFFGYANPYIYILVILLLPYSTPRWAMLLIGFLLGLVVDYFSNTLGLHATATLVLSYLRPIILSQWRFKSVQDVRGTPNISNTSLEWFSLYITISVLIHHLILFFIETFTLNHLGLTLLRVIISSGLSVVTILIIELWRLRKKE; encoded by the coding sequence ATGTACAATAACGTTATTAAACATACTGGATTTGCATTTTTCCTGTTACTGTTTCAGCTACTTGTGCTGAATAATATCAATTTTTTTGGATATGCTAACCCTTATATATACATCCTTGTTATTTTGTTGCTTCCATACTCCACCCCGCGGTGGGCTATGCTATTAATTGGTTTCCTCCTTGGTTTGGTAGTTGATTATTTTTCTAACACCCTTGGTTTACATGCTACTGCAACCCTTGTTCTGTCATATTTAAGACCTATAATCCTAAGTCAATGGCGGTTTAAATCTGTTCAAGATGTTAGAGGTACTCCAAATATTTCAAATACTTCTCTTGAATGGTTTAGCCTTTACATTACAATTTCAGTGTTAATTCATCATCTTATTTTATTCTTTATTGAGACTTTTACCTTAAATCATCTAGGCTTAACTTTACTGAGAGTCATAATTAGTTCTGGTTTATCAGTAGTTACGATTTTAATTATTGAACTTTGGCGATTAAGAAAAAAGGAGTAG
- the mrdA gene encoding penicillin-binding protein 2: MADISENRRKTVISIIIALAFFAIIGKLFYIQVIDSSYKFSAANNVLRYVTQYPARGLILDRNGIPLVTNKTAYDILIVKKQVKPFDTLEFANLLGLTVEQVKQAFIDVTKQRGYSPRKAVVLLKQIPAERYARLQEMLYKYQGFEIQPRTIRNYEKPIAAHVLGYVGEVDENKIKSDPYYQLGDYIGINGLERSYESVLRGKKGVKVFLVDVHNRIKGSYENGKYDSLAVPGKNITSTLDVKLQEYGEKLMKNKIGSIVAIEPKTGEVLAMISSPTYDPNLLVGRERAFNFRSLLNDTLKPIFNRSIMALYPPGSTFKVVNALIGLQEKVVAPYTKYECHGGYTIGRGVGCHHHPSPVNLIQSIQVSCNTYYCHVFRNIIDKKDFGSVEDGLNAWKKHVLSFGYGKKLGIDLPNELNGIVPSVSFYNKYFRRGGWSSLTIISLAIGQGELAVTPLQMANLVATIANKGFYKTPHVVKSIEGQSIDEKFTQNHYTTIDSSYFDYIIEGMDLAVNGEPGSGSTARIAALPDIRICGKTGTAQNPHGKDHSVFFAFAPKDDPKIAISVYVENAGYGATWAAPIASLMIEKYLKDTISRPWLEKYIMEANLLDRRAKAN, from the coding sequence GTGGCTGATATTAGTGAGAATAGAAGAAAGACTGTAATTTCAATAATAATAGCTCTCGCTTTTTTTGCCATAATTGGCAAGTTATTCTACATTCAGGTAATTGATAGTTCCTACAAGTTCTCTGCTGCAAATAATGTTCTTCGATATGTAACCCAATATCCTGCTCGAGGGTTAATTCTCGATAGGAATGGAATCCCTTTAGTTACAAACAAAACCGCATACGATATTTTAATTGTAAAGAAGCAGGTTAAGCCTTTTGATACGCTTGAGTTTGCAAATTTGTTAGGCTTAACCGTTGAGCAGGTTAAGCAAGCTTTTATCGATGTTACAAAGCAGCGTGGTTATTCACCACGCAAGGCTGTAGTGCTATTAAAACAGATACCTGCAGAAAGATATGCCCGTCTTCAGGAAATGCTTTACAAATACCAAGGGTTTGAAATTCAGCCAAGAACTATTCGTAACTATGAAAAACCAATTGCTGCGCATGTGCTTGGCTATGTAGGTGAAGTTGATGAGAACAAAATAAAAAGCGATCCCTACTACCAGCTTGGCGACTATATTGGAATAAACGGGCTTGAACGTTCATACGAAAGTGTTCTTCGTGGGAAAAAAGGGGTTAAAGTCTTTCTTGTTGATGTACATAACAGGATAAAGGGTTCTTATGAAAACGGAAAATACGATTCACTTGCAGTGCCTGGAAAAAACATAACCAGCACACTTGATGTAAAGTTGCAGGAATATGGAGAGAAACTAATGAAGAATAAGATTGGCAGTATCGTTGCTATTGAACCCAAAACAGGAGAAGTTTTAGCAATGATTTCAAGCCCAACCTACGACCCAAATTTGTTGGTTGGGCGCGAACGGGCGTTCAACTTCCGTAGCCTATTAAACGATACCCTTAAGCCTATCTTTAACAGGTCGATTATGGCTCTTTATCCTCCAGGTTCAACTTTTAAAGTTGTTAATGCTTTAATAGGCTTACAGGAAAAAGTAGTTGCCCCATATACAAAATATGAGTGCCATGGTGGGTATACAATTGGGCGAGGTGTAGGTTGTCATCATCACCCCTCACCAGTTAATCTTATACAATCAATCCAGGTTTCATGTAATACCTATTACTGCCATGTTTTTAGAAACATTATTGATAAAAAAGATTTTGGTTCCGTTGAGGATGGTTTAAATGCTTGGAAAAAACATGTTCTATCCTTTGGTTATGGCAAAAAGTTGGGTATCGATTTACCCAACGAGTTAAATGGAATAGTTCCTTCTGTATCGTTTTACAATAAGTATTTTAGAAGGGGGGGATGGAGTTCCCTAACTATCATTTCACTTGCTATTGGTCAAGGAGAGCTAGCAGTGACCCCACTTCAAATGGCAAATCTTGTTGCTACTATTGCAAACAAAGGTTTCTATAAAACGCCACATGTGGTTAAATCGATTGAGGGACAAAGTATTGACGAGAAGTTCACTCAAAATCATTACACAACAATAGATTCATCTTACTTCGATTATATCATTGAGGGTATGGATTTGGCCGTTAATGGTGAACCTGGAAGTGGGAGTACAGCACGCATTGCTGCTCTTCCCGATATTAGAATTTGTGGTAAAACTGGTACAGCTCAGAATCCACATGGCAAGGATCACTCAGTATTTTTTGCATTTGCACCTAAAGACGATCCCAAAATTGCCATTTCGGTTTATGTGGAGAATGCTGGATATGGTGCAACATGGGCTGCACCAATTGCAAGTTTGATGATTGAGAAATATTTAAAGGATACAATTTCCAGACCTTGGTTGGAAAAATATATAATGGAAGCTAATTTACTCGATAGACGTGCAAAGGCGAATTAA
- the rodA gene encoding rod shape-determining protein RodA: MQRRINILRSLDWGAVVLYIILVLMGWFNIYAAVYSDEFSSIFDLSQRYGKQLLWIIFAFVLAIIVLLTNDRIYPAFAYIFYALALLALISTLIFGRTVNASKSWIQVGGFGLQPAEFAKIATSLALAKLLSSYGFKLTNFWSYLKAGVILALPVGIILMQNDTGSALVFGALILVLYREGLPSWILAYLGFLIAVFILTLKYSSATLISIIFFVSFILFILYTRRYRDAFRVLLMALGLGLVLYLASQFLKLRLSVTLIFLIPVLLCSIIGLFYAYFKRVKPVYLISLFLIVTLAFSFSTDYVFERVLDVHHQKRIYDLLGIEDDPLGWGYNVNQSKIAIGSGGFWGKGYLAGTQTKYNFVPEQSTDFIFCTVGEEWGFVGSTVVVLLILTFLLRLLKIAERQTEHFARVYGYAVVSILFFHAAVNISMTIGLMPVIGIPLPFFSYGGSSLWAFTILVFILLRFDMSRYGAY; the protein is encoded by the coding sequence GTGCAAAGGCGAATTAACATATTACGAAGTCTCGATTGGGGTGCAGTTGTCCTCTACATCATTTTGGTGTTAATGGGGTGGTTTAATATTTATGCTGCTGTTTACAGCGATGAGTTTAGCAGCATTTTTGATTTGTCGCAACGATATGGGAAACAGCTGCTTTGGATAATTTTTGCTTTTGTTCTGGCAATCATTGTTCTTCTTACGAACGATAGGATATACCCGGCCTTTGCCTATATATTTTATGCTTTGGCACTATTAGCCCTAATTTCAACATTGATATTTGGTAGAACGGTAAATGCTTCCAAATCGTGGATTCAGGTAGGTGGATTTGGACTTCAACCAGCCGAGTTTGCTAAAATTGCCACGTCTTTGGCTCTTGCCAAATTACTTAGTAGCTACGGATTTAAGTTGACCAATTTTTGGTCGTACCTTAAAGCTGGGGTTATTTTAGCATTACCTGTTGGTATAATTCTTATGCAGAATGATACAGGTTCTGCCCTAGTATTTGGAGCATTAATCCTTGTACTATATCGAGAGGGACTTCCTTCGTGGATTTTAGCTTATTTAGGATTTCTAATTGCTGTGTTTATTTTAACCCTAAAGTATAGTAGTGCGACTCTTATTTCTATCATATTCTTTGTTTCCTTCATACTTTTTATTCTTTACACCCGTCGGTATCGCGATGCCTTTAGGGTGTTACTTATGGCACTTGGATTAGGGTTAGTTCTTTATCTTGCATCTCAGTTCTTAAAACTCCGGCTATCGGTTACTTTGATATTTCTAATTCCTGTTCTGCTTTGCTCAATTATTGGTTTGTTCTACGCCTATTTTAAACGGGTAAAACCAGTTTACCTAATTTCGTTATTTCTTATAGTAACTCTTGCTTTCTCTTTTTCTACCGATTATGTATTTGAGAGAGTTCTCGATGTTCATCATCAAAAAAGAATTTACGATTTGTTAGGCATTGAGGATGATCCTTTGGGGTGGGGATACAATGTAAACCAATCGAAAATAGCAATTGGTTCAGGTGGTTTCTGGGGTAAGGGGTATCTTGCTGGTACGCAAACAAAGTATAATTTTGTTCCTGAGCAAAGTACCGACTTTATTTTCTGCACTGTTGGCGAGGAGTGGGGGTTTGTGGGTTCCACTGTTGTTGTCTTACTTATTCTGACATTTCTTTTACGGCTATTAAAAATTGCAGAACGACAAACCGAACATTTTGCCCGAGTTTATGGCTATGCAGTAGTTTCTATTTTGTTTTTCCATGCTGCTGTAAACATTTCAATGACAATAGGGCTAATGCCAGTGATTGGGATTCCCCTCCCATTTTTTAGCTATGGAGGATCGTCGTTGTGGGCGTTTACAATTCTTGTTTTTATCCTTTTACGCTTCGATATGTCGCGATATGGCGCATACTAG
- a CDS encoding acyl carrier protein phosphodiesterase, whose amino-acid sequence MNFLAHLYLSGEDIEIRLGNFIGDYVKGKTIFSYPKTIQKGINLHRAIDFHTDKHSSWKICRELLKESYGRWAGVVTDVMFDYILAKEWENYSNRPLKGFTRTFYFQMLQRYHLLPPRVRGFLPFMIHSNRLYSYRSDSGIIKALNIMSNHTSLQGDPEQALNVVKDNYELLREKLNKLLSDLTIMVEREFQIQPSMRHIATYRSVKG is encoded by the coding sequence ATGAACTTTTTAGCACATCTCTATCTTTCGGGAGAAGATATAGAAATTCGTCTTGGGAACTTCATAGGCGACTACGTAAAAGGTAAAACGATATTTAGCTACCCCAAAACCATTCAAAAAGGGATAAACCTACATCGGGCCATTGATTTTCATACCGATAAGCATAGCTCATGGAAAATTTGTAGGGAATTGCTCAAAGAGAGTTATGGACGTTGGGCCGGAGTTGTAACAGATGTGATGTTCGACTACATATTGGCCAAAGAATGGGAAAATTACTCCAACCGACCTTTAAAGGGATTTACACGAACATTCTATTTTCAAATGTTGCAACGTTACCACTTACTACCGCCTCGAGTTCGAGGCTTTCTTCCATTCATGATTCACAGCAATCGTTTATACTCATACCGAAGCGATTCTGGTATCATCAAAGCGCTTAATATTATGAGCAACCACACATCGCTACAAGGTGATCCGGAACAGGCTCTTAACGTAGTAAAAGATAACTACGAACTCCTGAGAGAGAAGCTCAACAAGCTTTTATCGGATTTAACTATAATGGTTGAGCGCGAATTCCAGATACAGCCTAGTATGCGCCATATCGCGACATATCGAAGCGTAAAAGGATAA
- a CDS encoding UDP-2,3-diacylglucosamine diphosphatase, with protein sequence MSQDKKIYFASDLHLGLPNLEKSLPREKMFVSWLDEIYPSTSELYLLGDIFDFWFEYRRVVPKGYTRFLGKIAQFTDSGIPVHFFTGNHDVWMFDYFEKELGVTIHREPIVRELLGARFLLAHGDGLGPGDPGYKLLKRIFTSPTLQWLFAKLHPNFSLWFGNQWSVSSRYSKEITHNFRGEEEQITKFSRIKLSDEHFDFFIFGHWHSPIIYPLADNSNLTVLGDWLVSNTYGVWDGEQFNLMRYNPNGQDEVISSASLKGK encoded by the coding sequence ATGAGCCAGGATAAGAAAATATACTTTGCTTCCGACCTACATTTGGGATTACCTAACCTTGAGAAAAGTTTACCTAGGGAGAAAATGTTTGTTTCCTGGCTCGATGAAATTTACCCAAGCACCTCGGAGCTTTACCTACTTGGCGACATCTTTGATTTCTGGTTTGAATACCGAAGAGTTGTACCCAAAGGGTACACCAGATTTCTAGGGAAAATTGCCCAGTTTACCGATAGTGGTATTCCTGTGCATTTTTTTACGGGTAATCACGATGTTTGGATGTTCGATTATTTTGAAAAAGAATTAGGCGTAACAATACATCGTGAACCTATAGTACGTGAGCTCCTAGGAGCAAGATTCCTTCTTGCCCATGGCGATGGGTTGGGACCTGGCGATCCTGGCTACAAGTTACTAAAAAGAATTTTTACTAGCCCTACCCTCCAGTGGCTATTTGCCAAGTTACACCCAAACTTCTCGTTATGGTTTGGAAATCAGTGGAGTGTTAGCAGCCGATACTCTAAAGAAATAACCCACAACTTCCGAGGCGAGGAAGAACAAATAACCAAATTCTCCCGCATAAAACTTAGCGATGAACATTTTGATTTTTTCATCTTTGGTCACTGGCATTCTCCAATAATATACCCGCTTGCTGATAATTCTAATTTAACAGTACTTGGTGATTGGCTGGTAAGCAACACTTATGGTGTTTGGGATGGGGAGCAATTTAACCTTATGCGCTACAACCCAAATGGGCAAGATGAAGTAATTTCCTCAGCCTCTCTCAAAGGCAAATAA
- a CDS encoding TlpA family protein disulfide reductase, whose translation MRFRFCISILLVALIAGCGSKDDVVVDVNINSPDKNVLYLNRIDFNQIFKVDSVKISKGENHKRFRIKQGDEPEFYSIGTKDGKAVTILASKGERIKLTLDLNNILSYQVEGSEGSSKVKEVVLAFAKSKAKVDVLSNRYLSSDSPEEREALNKEFDAERKRIKDELTKFIWDNPMSKASIMALYLKYNDNIYVFDSSDDLLLIKMVASAWKALYPKSNYTKGMLEDIKSIEKKITNAKFQQMIQNAEMPIPDLSISDRHGKKITLSSLKGKVVLLDFFTSENTVSLLDNRELMEIYKKYKSKGFEVYQISYDSTKEAWLNYLNSSNIPWISVREEDPKKSQAAIFYNVKQIPANYLIGKDFNIIGKNLYGKELQKALNEYLNH comes from the coding sequence ATGCGTTTTAGATTTTGCATTTCGATATTATTGGTTGCTTTAATTGCAGGATGCGGCAGCAAAGACGATGTTGTGGTTGATGTTAACATCAATAGTCCTGATAAAAATGTTTTATATCTGAATAGGATTGATTTTAATCAGATTTTTAAAGTTGATTCTGTAAAAATTAGCAAGGGCGAAAACCATAAACGTTTTAGGATAAAACAGGGCGATGAGCCAGAATTTTATTCAATTGGCACAAAGGATGGGAAAGCGGTAACCATACTTGCAAGCAAAGGCGAAAGAATAAAGCTAACTCTTGACTTAAACAACATACTTAGCTATCAGGTTGAAGGATCAGAGGGTTCCTCAAAAGTTAAAGAAGTTGTTTTGGCTTTTGCCAAATCAAAAGCCAAAGTAGATGTACTATCAAACAGGTACTTAAGTTCTGACTCACCAGAAGAGCGAGAAGCCCTTAATAAGGAATTTGATGCTGAGCGTAAGCGGATAAAAGATGAATTAACAAAATTTATTTGGGATAATCCTATGTCGAAAGCAAGCATCATGGCCCTCTATCTAAAATACAACGATAACATTTACGTGTTTGACAGCTCAGACGACCTCTTGCTTATTAAAATGGTTGCATCGGCTTGGAAAGCCCTATACCCTAAATCGAACTACACCAAAGGTATGCTTGAGGACATTAAAAGCATAGAAAAGAAAATTACTAATGCGAAATTTCAGCAAATGATACAAAATGCTGAAATGCCTATACCAGATCTTTCAATATCTGACCGTCATGGTAAAAAAATCACCCTATCTTCTTTAAAAGGTAAAGTTGTGCTGCTCGACTTTTTCACAAGCGAAAACACTGTTAGCTTACTTGACAATAGGGAGCTAATGGAAATTTATAAGAAATATAAGAGTAAGGGGTTTGAGGTTTACCAGATTTCGTACGATTCGACAAAGGAAGCTTGGCTTAACTACCTGAATAGTTCAAATATTCCTTGGATTAGTGTGAGAGAAGAAGATCCCAAAAAGTCACAAGCTGCTATCTTCTATAATGTTAAGCAAATTCCTGCCAACTATCTTATTGGTAAAGATTTCAACATTATTGGCAAGAACCTTTATGGGAAAGAACTCCAAAAAGCTCTTAATGAATATTTAAACCATTAG
- a CDS encoding pyridoxal phosphate-dependent aminotransferase, which translates to MRSKPEGSYISYFSNLVKSNGGINLAQGIPGFQPPKKLIDILNDVSSTEVHQYAPGIGNLKLRALVEQYYGVSPDQLLMVQGATEGLSLVYTYLLKILGSDFGVLSFNPAYESYSQLPKIFGQQFVEFYLDENNSIDFDELGKTVERNRVKLIFISSPGNPYGKIWSRDEIDNILNLAEKHGVYIVFDSVYEELYFEYKPYIPIDRLNERLFIVSSFSKSLCITGWRIGYIIHHSTHCKGLRAVHDYIGLCAPSVLQEALALYLSQNGYGCDFMESFRENVKLSFNELSKGLLELGFHVPKIDGGCFVWAELPPKFDDGFEFASELYEQKRVAVIPGEHFSKSSTKWIRFNVARPVDEIRLAVTCLKEFF; encoded by the coding sequence ATGAGATCTAAACCCGAAGGTTCATACATAAGCTACTTTAGCAATTTAGTAAAAAGCAATGGTGGAATAAACCTTGCACAGGGTATCCCTGGTTTTCAGCCACCAAAAAAATTAATTGATATTTTGAATGATGTTTCCTCAACGGAGGTTCATCAGTATGCTCCTGGCATAGGTAATCTTAAACTCAGGGCGCTTGTGGAGCAGTATTATGGGGTAAGCCCCGATCAACTGCTGATGGTTCAGGGTGCAACCGAAGGCCTTTCGCTTGTTTACACTTATCTTCTTAAAATTTTAGGAAGTGATTTTGGGGTGCTTTCGTTCAACCCTGCATACGAAAGTTATAGCCAGCTACCCAAAATATTTGGTCAGCAGTTTGTTGAGTTTTATTTAGATGAAAATAACTCTATTGATTTTGACGAGTTGGGAAAAACAGTTGAGAGGAATAGGGTAAAATTGATTTTTATTAGCTCGCCAGGAAATCCTTATGGTAAAATTTGGAGTAGGGATGAGATTGATAACATTTTGAATTTAGCCGAAAAACATGGAGTTTACATCGTTTTCGATTCAGTCTACGAGGAACTATATTTTGAATACAAACCATACATTCCTATTGATAGGCTGAATGAAAGGCTATTTATTGTAAGCAGTTTCTCAAAATCGCTTTGCATTACAGGTTGGCGAATTGGATACATAATTCATCATTCAACACATTGTAAAGGATTACGCGCTGTTCACGATTATATTGGGTTGTGTGCACCCAGCGTTTTGCAGGAAGCCCTTGCATTATATCTATCACAGAACGGGTATGGCTGTGATTTTATGGAGTCGTTTAGAGAAAATGTTAAGTTATCGTTTAATGAGCTCAGCAAAGGCCTGTTGGAGCTAGGTTTTCATGTTCCTAAAATTGATGGGGGATGTTTTGTTTGGGCTGAGCTACCACCCAAATTTGACGATGGCTTTGAGTTTGCATCTGAGCTATATGAGCAAAAGCGTGTAGCTGTGATCCCAGGAGAACACTTTAGCAAATCGAGTACAAAGTGGATTAGGTTTAATGTTGCACGGCCTGTAGATGAAATAAGGCTTGCCGTAACATGTTTGAAAGAGTTTTTTTAG